The following proteins come from a genomic window of Leishmania donovani BPK282A1 complete genome, chromosome 4:
- a CDS encoding serine-threonine protein kinase-like protein, whose translation MTRTPSSLAPLPLSSFKQLSMNAPVQERSGTSSSNAPPAHKKQRHEGGCSGKVLDDRDADSVRVWGVLVAQNLPSRENGLLAHAPRCRCPVEGADAPGKESVTKLIASSSLREPEEDWLWRHVPPALRQFYFPACSHSGSTYPCAPASAVCSEKCWAASLQQEGDKSHPSPSPRLLLPLCGTRSNNGAVRLGRLASNDVVFATNPCVSNVHCTIAYQPGSDPRRGDAAAAATVAAEDKEAQRAAYEAAGAVAKVVAPLHRSPQPATDAPAAPHPRGDATGRNAARIMLSDYSTNGCIVNGQKVGKGRSARLRDGDVVELINAGPRRTTDYNLSFLFLTAEAFVRWVAEQPHQASTTQGTDEDIALAEKEQQQRQALQTAARRRALLCRAQWNVEAQVRRMYGHSVDEYYSLDRAHPLGQGTFGTVYRAALRAEASASSQSPSLLDAGGGVAAGVPSSWEYVFSGDGVGEWTANPAEAAELREAYIRGKERRAPASVLHVSASAASTTAAEADAITTDDAAPQVFAVKIIRKQRMLFEALRQQQQQQQHGEEGEGGTDRAPVSCIRNAATVATPGTAGAVPGTISAADAAVIEQLLLMETQPDDLAAQRRKEWTAGVLASLQLADLAPAALTPSSSLSALRKSQHKPRDDDDSSDDGDAQPLSQQDREQRRRELIRCLPEALRRTYERELQHRRRQQREINILLAVRHRNVTALYEVFDQPDHLALVMEQATGGEVWDLLQIYKRRERGGKTGARKSERGANNHRNAGAQRLGDGKSNSTTAAATAATCDDDDDVELVSVGGPLPEFIVKIIIVQVIEAVLYLHTMGIIHRDLKLENLMLQRPCDRYALNALQLQTLVHQLRAYSHSHHASDASTSAATTCEEDSEAVEFTNPLSVLYTVHVPRHMWPVVKIMDFGLSHVLDHLQTHPFDSAGALHGFAGTLSQMSQGVEGRSAAAASAATEAVPERVKLIYSRNDATTSCGTPIYAAPEVTNPALRPDKMGYGAAVDMYSVGVIAYALLTGRAPFPSAKNPRRPGGPPVVNYDAPLRFQRHRRRPAVPKGATGPPASAGPLPSSRPSSSAARPPSEVACLPPLSVVESVRVVLPKERAETSAAFSAASEQTRQWHRRAEAVAASVRCAEQKRALAEGSDGGSSATPADTLFATTVEQLCASLTAYADMCASGGLEVDLDRLVYVSADAAATGVQANASVGRVMAPDGHVADVLLPPISALGTSFLRGLLEKYPSRRLTAYEALRHPWLRECV comes from the coding sequence atgacGCGCACTCCATCATCACttgcacccctccctctctcctccttcaaGCAGCTCTCGATGAACGCACCGGTACAGGAACGCAgtggcaccagcagcagtaACGCGCCACCTGCGCACAAGAAGCAGCGCCATGAAGGTGGGTGTAGTGGCAAGGTCCTTGACGACCGTGACGCGGATAGTGTGCGTGTCTGGGGTGTCCTCGTCGCGCAGAACCTGCCGTCGAGAGAAAACGGGCTGCTGGCACACGCGCCGCGTTGTCGCTGCCCTGTGGAAGGGGCAGACGCGCCGGGGAAAGAGTCAGTGACGAAGCTGATAGCCTCATCGTCCCTGCGTGAGCCTGAAGAGGACTGGTTGTGGCGGCACGTTCCACCAGCTCTGCGGCAGTTCTACTTTCCGGCGTGCtcccacagcggcagcacgtaCCCTTGCGCACCAGCGTCCGCAGTATGTTCTGAGAAGTGTTGGGCGgcctcgctgcagcaggagggaGATAAGTCTCACCCCTCGCCATCAcctcgccttctcctgcCCCTGTGTGGCACTCGCAGCAACAACGGCGCTGTCCGTCTCGGTCGCCTCGCCAGCAACGACGTCGTCTTCGCCACGAATCCGTGTGTCAGCAATGTGCACTGCACTATCGCCTACCAACCGGGAAGTGATCCTCGTCGcggtgacgctgcggcggcggctacaGTGGCGGCGGAAGACAAGGAGGCACAGAGGGCGGCCTACGAggcggccggcgccgtggccAAGGTCGTGGCTCCGCTTCATCGCAGTCCTCAACCCGCAACGgatgcgccagctgcgccgcatccacgCGGCGATGCAACCGGCCGCAACGCCGCTCGCATTATGCTCTCTGACTACAGCACAAACGGATGCATCGTCAACGGCCAGAAGGTGGGCAAAGGCCGCTcggcgcgtctgcgcgacGGTGACGTGGTGGAGCTCATCAATGCCGGCCCTCGGCGCACGACGGACTACAACCTCTCGTTTCTCTTCCTCACGGCGGAGGCGTTTGTGCGTTGGGTGGCAGAGCAGCCGCATCAGGCGAGCACGACACAAGGCACTGATGAGGACATCGCCttggcggagaaggagcagcagcaacgtcAGGCACTGCAGacagctgcgcgacggcgtgcgctgctgtgcagagCGCAGTGGAACGTcgaggcgcaggtgcggcgcaTGTACGGTCACAGCGTTGACGAGTACTACTCCCTTGATCGGGCACATCCGCTGGGCCAGGGAACGTTCGGCACCGTGTACCGCGCCGCCTTGCGCGCAGAGGCGTCAGCCTCATCGCAGTCGCCGTCCCTCCTCgacgctggtggtggtgtcgcGGCTGGTGTGCCCTCAAGCTGGGAGTACGTCttcagcggcgacggcgtgggTGAGTGGACGGCGAAcccggcagaggcggctgAGCTACGGGAAGCCTACATACGGGGGAAGGAGCGACGGGCGCCAGCCTCGGTGCTGCATGTgtccgcgtcggcggcctcgacgacagcagcggaggcggacgcAATCACCACAGATGATGCTGCGCCACAGGTGTTCGCTGTCAAGATCATCCGCAAGCAGCGCATGTTGTTTGAAGCtcttcggcagcagcagcagcagcagcagcatggcgaggaaggcgaaggcggtaCGGATCGAGCACCTGTGTCATGCATCCGCAACGCTGCCACCGTTGCCACCCCTGGTACTGCGGGGGCAGTGCCAGGGACGATATCGGCCGCAGATGCCGCCGTGATTGAGCAGCTGTTGCTCATGGAGACGCAGCCGGACGATCTGGCCGCGCAGAGACGGAAGGAGTGGACAGCAGGTGTGCTCGCCAGTCTTCAGCTTGCCGACTTAGCGCCCGCTGCCCTGacgccgtcctcctcgctcagcGCACTTCGGAAGTCGCAGCACAAGCCgcgagacgacgacgactcgAGTGATGACGGGGACGCACAGCCACTGTCGCAGCAAGATCGTGAGCAACGCCGTCGAGAGCTGATCCGCTGCCTCCCCGAGGCACTCCGCCGCACATATGAGAGAGAgttgcagcaccgccgccgtcagcagcgcgagaTCAACATTCTCCTCGCCGTGCGTCACCGCAACGTCACCGCACTGTACGAGGTGTTTGACCAGCCAGACCACCTGGCACTGGTGATGGAGCAGGCGACTGGAGGGGAAGTGTGGGACCTGCTGCAGATCTACAAGCGACGTGAGCGCGGGGGGAAAACAGGTGCTCGTAAGAGCGAGCGTGGCGCGAACAACCATCGTAACGCCGGTGCGCAACGGCTTGGCGACGGCAAGAGCAACtcgacaacggcagcggcgactgcAGCTACgtgcgacgacgacgacgacgttgAGCTCGTCTCGGTCGGCGGTCCGCTGCCGGAGTTCATTGTGAAGATCATTATCGTTCAAGTGATTGAGGCAGTGTTGTACCTGCACACGATGGGCATCATCCACCGTGACTTGAAGCTCGAAAATTtgatgctgcagcgccccTGCGACCGCTACGCGCTcaacgcgctgcagctgcagacgTTGGTTCATCAGCTCCGCGCCTACTCTCACTCGCACCATGCAAGCGACGCGTCCACATCCGCCGCGACGACGTGTGAGGAAGACAGTGAGGCGGTGGAGTTCACAAATCCGCTGTCGGTGCTTTACACGGTGCACGTACCGCGGCACATGTGGCCGGTCGTCAAGATCATGGATTTCGGTCTCTCGCATGTGCTCGACCACCTGCAGACACATCCGTTCGACTCCGCAGGGGCGCTGCACGGCTTCGCCGGGACGCTCTCGCAGATGTCACAGGGCGTTGAAGGCAggtctgctgcagcggcatcagcagccacggaggcggtgccggagCGGGTGAAGCTGATCTATTCCCGCAACGACGCAACGacgagctgcggcaccccTATCTACGCAGCCCCTGAGGTCACCAACCCGGCCTTGCGCCCGGACAAGATGGGGTACGGTGCAGCAGTCGACATGTACTCCGTCGGCGTCATCGCGtacgcgctgctgacggGGCGGGCACCGTTTCCGTCAGCGAAAAACCCGCGGCGGCCGGGTGGCCCACCTGTGGTGAACTATGACGCCCCCCTGCGCttccagcggcaccggcgccgcccagCAGTGCCGAAAGGCGCCACCGGCCCCCCAGCCAGTGCTGGGCCGCTCCCATCGTCACGGCCGTCCAGCTCTGCGGCACGCCCTCCTTCTGAAGTCGCGTGTCTACCTCCGCTGTCAGTGGTAGAGTCGGTGCGCGTGGTGCTGCCGAAAGAACGTGCCGAGACGTCAGCTGCGttctccgccgcctcggagCAGACTCGGCAgtggcaccggcgcgccgaggcggtggcggcgtctgTGCGGTGTGCGGAGCAGAAGCGTGCCCTTGCTgagggcagcgatggcggcagcagcgcgacgccGGCTGACACGCTCTTTGCCACCACCGTGGAGCAGCTCTGCGCATCACTCACCGCGTACGCCGACATGTGTGCGTCGGGTGGGCTGGAGGTGGACCTCGATCGCCTCGTGTACGTCTCCGCGGACGCTGCCGCGACCGGTGTGCAGGCAAATGCGTCCGTCGGTCGCGTGATGGCGCCTGATGGGCACGTCGCCGATGTGTTGCTACCCCCCATCTCGGCGCTCGGCACCTCCTTCCTTCGCGGGCTTCTGGAGAAGTACCCTTCTCGGCGGCTGACGGCTTACGAGGCATTGCGGCATCCGTGGttgcgcgagtgcgtgtga
- a CDS encoding ubiquitin-conjugating enzyme e2, putative, which yields MLTTRIIKETEKLQKECPPGITATPTKENPRYFMVTIQGPPQSCYEGGLFRLELFLPEEYPMKPPKVRFLTRIYHPNVDKVGRICLDIIKDKWSPALLINKVLLSIQILMSSPNPDDPLANDVAEHWKEDEASALQTAREWTRKYAKP from the coding sequence ATGCTCACAACGCGTATCATTaaagagacggagaagcTCCAGAAGGAGTGTCCGCCGGGCATCACGGCCACACCAACCAAGGAGAACCCGCGCTACTTTATGGTGACCATCCAGGGGCCGCCGCAGTCGTGCTACGAGGGCGGCCTCTTCCGCCTGGAGCTGTTCCTGCCCGAGGAGTACCCGATGAAGCCGCCGAAGGTGCGCTTTCTCACGCGCATCTACCACCCCAACGTAGACAAGGTGGGTCGCATCTGTCTCGACATCATCAAGGACAAGtggtcgccggcgctgcttaTCAACAAGGTGCTGCTATCTATCCAGATCCTCATGTCGAGCCCAAACCCAGATGATCCTCTGGCGAACGACGTCGCGGAGCACTGGAAGGAAGACGAGGCCAGCGCGCTGCAGACGGCCCGCGAGTGGACGCGCAAGTACGCCAAGCCGTGA